The Haloprofundus salinisoli region GGCGACCACCGGGCGCGACGGCGGACCACACGGTCTTTGTCGCGGCGCGCGAATCGAACGGTATGGAGTACCGCGTGCTCGGCTGGCCGGCGGACGGGCCGACGCTGCGCCTCGACTACCGACAGTTCAGCTACGCCGGGAAGTTCGTCATGTCGAACACGGGGAAAGCGGTCGTCCGCGTCGACGACGAGACACTGGCCGAGGAAGCGCGAGGAGCGGCCGACGAAGACGAGTTCGACCGCGACGTGCTCGCCGCCGTCGCGTTCAACGAGGACCGGACCGACCCCGGTACGCTCTGGATTCGCTACGTCACCGTGCGCGAGGACCGCCGCGGCGACGGGCTCGGTCCGGGGCTCGTCGCGTTTCTCGCGGAGCGGGTGAAGGAGCGGGGTTTCCACCGCCTCCGAATCGCCGTCAACAACCCGTTCGCCTATGAGGCGCTGTACAAAGCGGGATTCGCGTACACGGGTCGACAGACCGGACTGGCGGAGTTGGTGTTGGCGCGCGAGTTGGGCGGCGAGAGCGGCGGAGATGCGGACCACGGCGACCGCGGCCGCTACCAGTCCGGGCTGGACGTCTATCGAGAGCGCGAACTCGGCGACGACGAGCGGACGTTTCT contains the following coding sequences:
- a CDS encoding GNAT family N-acetyltransferase, with the protein product MEYRVLGWPADGPTLRLDYRQFSYAGKFVMSNTGKAVVRVDDETLAEEARGAADEDEFDRDVLAAVAFNEDRTDPGTLWIRYVTVREDRRGDGLGPGLVAFLAERVKERGFHRLRIAVNNPFAYEALYKAGFAYTGRQTGLAELVLARELGGESGGDADHGDRGRYQSGLDVYRERELGDDERTFLESRADADPPERIDAPGRADV